The following coding sequences are from one Planifilum fulgidum window:
- a CDS encoding ion transporter: MSELQAEKQRVRWWSGYWIKKIVEHPLFSNTVIVVILLNAILVGLETYPQIANQHHTLFYIMDRCILAVFTIELGLRLLSEKPFYRFFQDPWNVFDFLLVVSGYVFVGAHFMTVFRVLRILRVLRAISAIPSLRRLVEALILTIPTLGNISLLLGLFFYIFAVTGTTLFAKASPEYFGSLHQSFLTLFQMVTLESWASDIMRPLLEKVPWAWIYFVLFIMMGTFVILNLFVGIIVNKVENIEDTKVDDLYREVHRLRLEIAELKKLIHQAKE, encoded by the coding sequence ATGTCAGAACTGCAAGCGGAAAAACAACGTGTGAGATGGTGGAGTGGATACTGGATTAAAAAAATTGTTGAGCATCCTCTCTTCTCCAATACCGTCATCGTGGTGATTTTGCTGAACGCCATTCTTGTTGGCTTAGAGACCTATCCTCAAATAGCAAATCAACATCATACGTTGTTTTATATCATGGACCGATGTATACTCGCTGTATTTACCATCGAATTAGGACTCCGCCTCTTGTCGGAAAAGCCGTTTTATCGGTTCTTTCAGGACCCTTGGAACGTCTTTGACTTCCTTCTAGTGGTTAGTGGATATGTCTTTGTCGGCGCTCACTTTATGACTGTGTTTCGAGTCTTACGCATTTTACGTGTTCTAAGAGCAATCTCTGCCATTCCTTCGTTGCGCCGCTTAGTAGAAGCGCTCATTTTGACGATCCCAACCTTAGGCAATATTTCGTTATTGCTCGGATTATTCTTTTACATATTTGCTGTAACTGGTACAACTTTATTTGCCAAGGCTTCTCCGGAGTATTTTGGTTCGCTCCATCAATCTTTCCTCACTCTCTTTCAAATGGTTACGCTGGAGTCTTGGGCGAGTGACATTATGCGGCCCTTACTGGAGAAGGTCCCATGGGCTTGGATCTATTTTGTGTTGTTTATCATGATGGGCACCTTTGTCATTTTAAATTTGTTTGTGGGGATCATTGTCAATAAAGTGGAAAACATAGAAGATACGAAGGTGGATGATCTGTATCGAGAAGTTCATCGATTGCGTTTGGAGATCGCTGAGTTAAAAAAACTGATTCACCAGGCCAAAGAATGA
- a CDS encoding ABC transporter permease, translated as MDIDLTVLMLTATVVTIPLFISYRQHLGLEREILWSTLRGSAQLLVMGYLITWIFSIETGWLLAGLLLLIITIASRDAAKRGKWLRNPFGIAFVSIFLGEVVSLSVWLLFGVVPFQARYILPMSGMIIGNVMVITGLSFERLFREFQQTKDQVMGKLALGATIRQASQDLIETTVKAALIPSIDSFKTIGVVHLPGMMTGMIIAGTSPVIAVKYQIVILLSLMASSVTSALTVSFLSYRRLFKTSMF; from the coding sequence ATGGATATCGATCTGACTGTGCTCATGCTGACGGCCACCGTCGTGACCATTCCGCTGTTCATCTCATACCGGCAGCACCTCGGGCTGGAAAGAGAGATCCTGTGGTCCACCCTTCGGGGATCGGCACAACTGCTCGTCATGGGCTATCTGATCACCTGGATCTTTTCCATCGAGACGGGCTGGCTTTTGGCGGGACTGCTGCTGTTGATCATCACCATCGCCTCCCGGGACGCAGCGAAGCGGGGCAAGTGGCTCCGCAACCCCTTCGGGATCGCCTTCGTTTCCATCTTTCTGGGCGAGGTCGTCTCCCTCTCCGTCTGGCTGCTCTTCGGCGTCGTCCCCTTCCAGGCGCGGTACATCCTGCCGATGAGCGGAATGATCATCGGAAACGTGATGGTCATCACCGGGCTTTCCTTCGAGCGGCTTTTCCGCGAATTCCAGCAAACCAAAGATCAGGTCATGGGAAAGCTGGCCCTGGGCGCCACGATCCGCCAGGCCAGCCAAGACCTGATCGAAACGACGGTGAAAGCCGCCCTGATTCCCAGCATCGACTCCTTCAAAACGATCGGCGTGGTCCATCTGCCCGGAATGATGACGGGAATGATCATCGCCGGCACCTCTCCGGTCATCGCCGTCAAGTATCAGATCGTGATCCTGCTCAGCTTGATGGCCTCTTCGGTGACCTCTGCCCTGACCGTAAGCTTTCTCAGCTACAGGCGCCTGTTTAAAACATCGATGTTCTAA
- a CDS encoding CoxG family protein yields the protein MRLEFRHTFSAPREVVWSSLQDEQVLRRSLPGCRKLVGVAEGAYDAELGLNVGPVKGVFTGEVKLSELREPESYRLTMSGKGKPGEIRGDARIRLEEAERGTLLVCDAEAQVTGVLASVGQRVMASVAKLILGQFFKAVEREIQGRHPVDG from the coding sequence TTGAGGCTGGAGTTTCGGCACACCTTTTCGGCTCCGCGGGAAGTGGTCTGGTCGTCGCTGCAGGATGAACAGGTGTTGCGTCGCTCCCTGCCGGGTTGCCGGAAGCTCGTGGGAGTGGCGGAGGGCGCATACGATGCGGAACTCGGGCTGAACGTGGGGCCCGTCAAGGGCGTGTTTACAGGGGAGGTGAAGCTGTCCGAGCTGAGGGAGCCGGAATCCTACCGCCTCACCATGAGCGGAAAGGGAAAACCCGGCGAGATCCGGGGAGACGCCCGGATTCGCCTCGAAGAGGCGGAGCGGGGGACGCTCCTCGTCTGCGATGCGGAGGCTCAGGTGACGGGCGTGTTGGCGTCCGTCGGACAGCGGGTCATGGCCAGTGTGGCCAAGCTGATCCTCGGACAGTTCTTCAAAGCGGTGGAAAGGGAGATCCAGGGCCGACACCCGGTGGACGGGTAG
- a CDS encoding (2Fe-2S)-binding protein — translation METGKVNVTITVNGTRRSAEVEPRMLLVHFLRDQLGLVGTHIGCDTSQCGACTVLLNGEAVKSCTVLAVQADGSEVTTVEGLGDLENLHPVQEGFWEKHGLQCGFCTPGVMMTAVELLKQNPNPTEREIREGLEGVICRCTGYQNIVRAVQYAAARLAEEEGRREAAAAGSDGTEGGR, via the coding sequence TTGGAAACCGGCAAGGTGAACGTGACCATCACGGTCAACGGGACCCGGAGGAGCGCGGAAGTGGAGCCCCGGATGCTGTTGGTCCACTTTCTCAGGGATCAGCTGGGCCTCGTCGGCACCCACATCGGCTGTGACACCAGCCAGTGCGGGGCCTGCACGGTCCTGTTGAACGGGGAGGCGGTCAAATCCTGCACCGTTCTCGCGGTTCAGGCCGACGGCTCGGAGGTGACCACGGTGGAGGGGCTGGGCGATCTGGAGAACCTGCATCCCGTCCAGGAGGGTTTCTGGGAAAAGCATGGCTTGCAGTGCGGATTCTGCACGCCGGGAGTCATGATGACGGCGGTGGAGCTCCTGAAGCAAAACCCCAACCCGACGGAGCGGGAGATCCGGGAAGGATTGGAAGGGGTGATCTGCCGCTGCACCGGTTACCAGAATATCGTCCGCGCCGTGCAGTATGCGGCCGCGCGCCTGGCCGAGGAGGAAGGGCGGCGGGAAGCGGCCGCCGCCGGCAGTGACGGAACGGAGGGGGGACGCTGA
- a CDS encoding xanthine dehydrogenase family protein molybdopterin-binding subunit translates to MPNVFGSPLKRREDPRLITGQGNFTDDIQLPGMVYMAVLRSPHAHARIKRIDVSAARRAPGVVAVYTGKDLEGKMGTIPTAWLVPDSDIKTPPHHALAVDKVRYVGDGVALVVAEDRYTARDALELIEVEYEELPAVVDQEEAMKEGAPQLHEEVPNNIAFRWKAGEVPNEVFDQAEVVIRRRFRQQRLIPNPMEPRSAVAKYNPSTGEMTIWCTTQNPHIHRFILSGVLGIPESKLQVVAPDVGGGFGCKIPVYPDEALAGYVARDLRRPVKWTEERRENFVATTHGRDMILDVELAGRRDGTLTALRVRNTANMGAYLSTAAPGVPTILHGLIVQGPYKIPQVAVEVIGVMTNTTPTDAYRGAGRPEATYQIERMVDLFADEIGMDPVEVRRKNLIRAEEFPYDNALGLQYDSGNYHRALEKALEMIDYDAFRKEQEEARKQGRYLGIGFSTYVEICGLGPSKVAGAVGFQGGLWESATVRVHPSGKVSVFTGASPHGQGEETTFAQIVSQKLGVPFEDVEIIHGDTNRISMGWGTYGSRTTPVAGSAIAIACDRILEKAKKIASHALEASEADLEFEGGAFRVKGVPDKKISFQDITLKAYLAWDLPEGVEPALEAQAFYDPSNFVYPFGTHICVVEVDGETGQVELKRYVAVDDPGPVINPVVAEGQVHGGIVQGIGQALWEGAVYDERGQLISGTFMDYAMPKARFFPNFETAFTETPSPVNPLGVKGIGETGTIASTPAVVNAVVDALKPFGVKDLEMPLTPEKVWKAMQQGRGDA, encoded by the coding sequence ATGCCGAACGTGTTTGGCTCACCGCTCAAGCGGCGGGAGGATCCCCGCCTGATCACCGGACAGGGGAACTTCACCGACGACATCCAACTGCCGGGCATGGTGTACATGGCGGTTCTGCGCAGTCCCCACGCCCACGCCCGAATCAAGCGGATCGACGTTTCCGCGGCCCGTCGGGCGCCGGGGGTGGTGGCCGTCTATACGGGCAAGGATCTGGAAGGGAAGATGGGCACCATCCCCACGGCATGGCTGGTGCCGGACTCCGACATCAAAACGCCTCCCCACCACGCTCTGGCCGTGGACAAGGTGCGCTACGTGGGAGACGGCGTCGCCCTGGTGGTGGCGGAGGACCGCTACACCGCCCGGGACGCCCTGGAGTTGATCGAGGTGGAATACGAGGAGCTCCCGGCGGTGGTCGACCAGGAGGAGGCGATGAAGGAGGGGGCGCCGCAGCTGCATGAGGAGGTGCCGAACAACATCGCCTTCCGCTGGAAGGCGGGGGAGGTGCCCAACGAGGTTTTCGACCAGGCGGAGGTGGTGATCCGCAGGCGCTTCCGCCAGCAGCGCCTGATCCCCAACCCGATGGAGCCCCGGTCGGCGGTGGCCAAGTATAACCCCTCCACCGGGGAGATGACCATCTGGTGCACCACCCAGAATCCGCACATCCACCGGTTCATCCTCTCCGGGGTGTTGGGAATTCCCGAGTCGAAGCTGCAGGTGGTGGCGCCCGACGTGGGGGGAGGATTCGGCTGCAAGATCCCCGTCTACCCCGATGAGGCCCTGGCCGGTTACGTGGCCCGGGATCTGCGCCGCCCGGTGAAGTGGACGGAGGAGCGGCGGGAGAATTTCGTGGCCACCACCCACGGCCGGGACATGATCCTCGATGTGGAGCTGGCCGGCAGGCGGGACGGCACCCTGACCGCGCTCCGGGTGAGGAACACGGCGAACATGGGGGCTTATTTGTCGACGGCGGCGCCCGGCGTGCCGACGATTTTGCACGGACTGATCGTCCAGGGACCCTACAAGATTCCCCAGGTGGCGGTGGAAGTGATCGGGGTGATGACCAACACCACCCCGACGGACGCCTACCGGGGGGCCGGCCGGCCGGAAGCCACCTATCAGATCGAGCGGATGGTCGATCTGTTCGCCGACGAGATCGGCATGGATCCGGTGGAAGTGCGCCGGAAAAACCTGATCCGGGCGGAGGAGTTTCCCTATGACAACGCTCTGGGACTCCAGTACGACTCCGGAAACTACCACCGGGCGCTGGAGAAGGCGCTGGAGATGATCGACTATGACGCCTTCCGCAAGGAACAGGAGGAAGCGCGCAAACAGGGGCGTTATCTGGGGATCGGCTTTTCCACCTATGTGGAGATCTGCGGACTGGGCCCCTCGAAGGTGGCCGGCGCCGTCGGCTTCCAGGGGGGACTGTGGGAAAGCGCCACCGTCCGCGTCCATCCCTCGGGCAAGGTATCCGTCTTCACCGGCGCTTCCCCCCACGGACAAGGGGAGGAGACCACCTTCGCCCAGATCGTATCCCAGAAGCTCGGCGTTCCCTTTGAAGACGTGGAGATCATCCACGGGGACACCAACCGGATTTCCATGGGCTGGGGCACCTACGGCTCCCGGACCACGCCGGTGGCCGGCAGCGCCATCGCCATCGCCTGTGACCGGATCCTGGAAAAGGCGAAGAAAATTGCCTCCCACGCCCTGGAGGCCTCCGAGGCGGATCTGGAATTCGAAGGCGGTGCGTTCCGAGTGAAAGGGGTCCCGGACAAAAAGATCAGCTTCCAGGACATCACCCTTAAGGCCTATCTCGCCTGGGACCTGCCGGAGGGCGTGGAGCCCGCCCTGGAAGCTCAGGCCTTCTACGATCCCAGCAACTTCGTCTATCCCTTCGGCACCCACATCTGCGTGGTGGAAGTGGACGGAGAGACCGGCCAGGTGGAGCTGAAGCGGTATGTGGCCGTCGACGATCCCGGGCCGGTGATCAACCCGGTCGTCGCCGAAGGGCAGGTCCACGGCGGGATCGTGCAGGGGATCGGACAGGCCCTCTGGGAAGGGGCGGTTTATGACGAGCGGGGGCAGTTGATCTCCGGAACCTTCATGGATTACGCCATGCCGAAGGCCCGTTTCTTCCCCAACTTCGAGACGGCGTTCACCGAGACGCCCTCTCCCGTCAACCCCCTCGGGGTGAAGGGAATCGGGGAAACGGGAACCATCGCCTCCACCCCCGCCGTGGTGAACGCGGTGGTGGACGCCCTGAAACCCTTCGGTGTGAAGGATTTGGAGATGCCCCTGACGCCGGAGAAGGTGTGGAAAGCGATGCAGCAGGGGAGGGGAGACGCGTGA
- a CDS encoding FAD binding domain-containing protein yields MIPDTFEYARAGSVEEALRMLKEAGGEAKLLAGGHSLLPMMKMRLTSPGKLIDISRIRELRGVRREEDRLVVGALTTHRQVAGDPLVREHLPALAEAASQIGDLQVRNRGTVGGNLAHADPASDLPAVAVALEAELEVQGPDGKQTFGADGFFLGPLITALPEDGLLTSVSFAIPPEGAKSTYVKFPHPASGYAVVGVAAALGTGADGTVNYVRIGITGASDTAYRAEAAEQALLGKKPTEETIREAAARAAEGREMNGDLFASSGYRRHLVQVYTARALRKLLG; encoded by the coding sequence GTGATTCCCGACACCTTTGAATACGCGCGGGCCGGTTCGGTGGAAGAAGCCCTCAGGATGCTGAAGGAGGCGGGCGGGGAGGCGAAGCTCCTGGCCGGGGGGCACAGCCTCCTGCCCATGATGAAGATGCGGCTGACATCCCCCGGAAAGCTGATCGACATCAGCCGAATCCGGGAACTCCGGGGGGTTCGCAGGGAGGAGGACCGCCTGGTGGTGGGAGCCCTCACCACCCACCGCCAAGTGGCAGGCGATCCCCTCGTCCGGGAGCACCTCCCCGCCTTGGCCGAGGCGGCGTCCCAGATCGGGGATCTCCAGGTGCGCAACCGGGGAACCGTGGGAGGAAACCTGGCCCACGCCGATCCGGCCTCCGACCTGCCGGCGGTCGCCGTCGCCCTGGAGGCGGAGCTTGAGGTGCAAGGTCCGGACGGGAAGCAAACCTTCGGCGCCGACGGGTTTTTCCTCGGCCCGCTGATCACCGCCCTTCCCGAAGACGGCCTTCTGACGTCGGTCTCCTTCGCCATCCCGCCGGAAGGGGCGAAAAGCACCTATGTGAAATTTCCGCATCCGGCTTCGGGATACGCCGTGGTGGGTGTGGCGGCGGCCCTGGGAACCGGGGCGGACGGGACGGTGAATTATGTCCGGATCGGCATCACCGGCGCGTCCGACACGGCCTACCGGGCGGAGGCGGCGGAGCAGGCGCTTCTGGGGAAAAAGCCGACGGAGGAGACGATCCGGGAGGCGGCCGCCCGGGCGGCGGAGGGAAGGGAAATGAACGGGGACCTGTTCGCCTCGAGCGGCTACCGGCGCCATCTGGTTCAGGTGTATACCGCGCGGGCGCTGCGAAAGCTGCTGGGTTAG
- a CDS encoding AAA family ATPase, with the protein MPVPAFSFPGLSQRGCRNILDRIESIEKAFREQGYIADRPLVTALHLVSTLEKPLLVEGPAGVGKTEIAKVLAAVLDTRLVRLQCYEGLDVHTALYEWNYPKQMLHIRLTENSGATVEEREREIFSPSFLLRRPLLEAISAEEKSPVLLIDEVDRADEEFEAFLLEILGEFQVTIPELGTIRARHKPYVVLTSNRTRELSDALRRRCLYLWIPYPDPEKEIRILEARLPGIRRRLAEQIARVMARIRTMALHKVPGVAESLDWARALMALHRGELDRDSVRETLGCLVKDQEDWEALEGELEKGSLLRDAGTGT; encoded by the coding sequence GTGCCGGTCCCGGCCTTTTCTTTCCCCGGATTGTCCCAAAGGGGGTGCCGGAACATACTGGATCGCATCGAGTCCATCGAGAAGGCTTTTCGCGAGCAGGGATACATCGCCGACCGTCCCCTGGTGACCGCCCTTCACCTGGTGAGCACCCTCGAAAAGCCCCTGCTGGTGGAAGGTCCGGCCGGGGTGGGGAAGACGGAGATCGCCAAGGTGTTGGCCGCGGTGCTCGACACCCGGCTGGTGAGACTGCAGTGTTACGAGGGACTGGATGTGCATACGGCCTTGTACGAGTGGAACTATCCGAAGCAGATGCTGCACATCCGCCTCACGGAAAACAGCGGCGCGACGGTCGAAGAGCGGGAAAGGGAAATTTTCAGCCCTTCCTTTTTGCTCCGCAGGCCCCTCCTGGAGGCCATCTCCGCCGAGGAGAAATCCCCGGTCCTTCTGATCGACGAGGTGGACCGGGCGGACGAGGAATTTGAAGCGTTTCTGCTGGAGATTCTCGGGGAGTTTCAGGTGACCATACCGGAGCTGGGGACGATTCGGGCCAGGCACAAACCTTACGTGGTCCTCACCTCCAACCGGACCCGCGAACTGAGTGATGCCCTGCGCCGCCGCTGTCTCTACCTGTGGATTCCCTATCCCGACCCGGAGAAGGAAATCCGGATCCTGGAGGCGAGACTTCCGGGAATCCGGAGGCGGCTGGCGGAACAAATCGCCCGCGTGATGGCCCGGATCCGGACGATGGCCCTCCACAAGGTACCCGGCGTCGCCGAAAGCCTGGACTGGGCCCGGGCGCTGATGGCCTTGCACCGGGGGGAGCTGGACAGGGACTCCGTTCGGGAGACCCTCGGGTGTCTCGTGAAGGATCAGGAAGATTGGGAGGCTCTCGAGGGGGAGCTGGAAAAGGGGAGCCTGCTTCGGGACGCCGGAACCGGGACATGA
- a CDS encoding vWA domain-containing protein, which produces MKVCRRERPSMVRFSSSATPNLVDHLLRLCRALRSRGFSIGPGEEVDMFRALEAVDIGDREEFASALRLVLCSSREEQALFDTLFERFLLAAESDAGGRFIQLIPEAGAAEEEGERKVPPDGSPSRREGEKAIRAEGKFAGSERPGTEGDSLSGRAEEGSRRGGGQAHPAGGEEKWDVPLARVARFSADFLAGRSAAEIPADGLEEMMEAAAALVSRIRIRRSRRLKPLRQGSRLHFRRVFRRSASSGGEMVLPAWSGPSRRQARFLLFCDGSRSMSPYAGRFLQFAYALIRKARRVEVFLFSTDIRRITDELRRDARGRLPPLTGLGAEWDGGTRIGESLERFLREHGQRMLDGDSLVIIASDGLDAGETDRLSRSMAELHRRSAGVIWLNPLLSLRGYLPEAEGMKAALPYIDIFSEACDPLSFRKLAKRISFRR; this is translated from the coding sequence GTGAAAGTCTGTCGAAGGGAGCGTCCCTCCATGGTCCGATTCTCTTCTTCTGCAACTCCCAACCTTGTCGATCATCTGCTCCGTCTGTGCCGGGCTCTCCGCTCCCGGGGCTTTTCCATCGGTCCCGGGGAGGAGGTCGACATGTTTCGCGCCCTCGAGGCGGTCGACATCGGGGACCGGGAGGAGTTTGCTTCGGCCCTGCGCCTCGTGCTGTGCTCCAGCCGGGAGGAACAGGCCCTGTTCGACACCCTTTTTGAGCGGTTTCTCCTGGCGGCGGAATCGGATGCGGGCGGACGTTTCATCCAGCTCATCCCGGAAGCGGGGGCGGCGGAAGAAGAAGGGGAAAGGAAGGTTCCGCCGGACGGGTCGCCTTCCCGCCGGGAAGGGGAAAAAGCCATCCGGGCGGAAGGGAAATTCGCGGGATCGGAGCGGCCCGGGACGGAAGGGGACTCGCTTTCCGGAAGGGCGGAGGAGGGTTCCCGGAGAGGAGGCGGTCAGGCGCATCCGGCGGGCGGGGAGGAGAAGTGGGATGTTCCCCTTGCGCGGGTGGCCCGCTTCAGTGCTGACTTTCTGGCTGGCCGATCGGCCGCCGAAATCCCCGCGGACGGTCTGGAGGAGATGATGGAGGCGGCGGCCGCCCTGGTTTCCCGGATCCGGATCCGGCGAAGCCGCCGGCTGAAACCGCTGCGGCAGGGAAGTCGCCTCCATTTCCGCCGGGTGTTTCGCCGAAGCGCCAGCTCGGGCGGGGAGATGGTCCTTCCGGCCTGGTCGGGCCCAAGCCGCCGCCAGGCCCGGTTTCTCCTTTTCTGCGACGGCAGCCGGTCGATGTCCCCCTATGCCGGGCGTTTTCTCCAATTTGCCTATGCCCTCATCCGAAAGGCCCGCCGCGTCGAGGTTTTTCTCTTTTCGACGGATATCCGCCGCATCACCGACGAGCTCCGCAGGGACGCGAGGGGACGGCTGCCTCCGCTGACGGGTCTGGGCGCCGAGTGGGACGGAGGCACACGGATCGGGGAGTCACTGGAGCGCTTTTTGAGGGAACACGGGCAGCGCATGCTGGACGGGGACAGCCTGGTCATCATCGCCAGCGACGGCCTGGACGCCGGGGAGACGGACCGGCTGTCCCGCTCGATGGCCGAACTGCACCGCCGGTCCGCCGGAGTGATCTGGCTCAACCCGCTCCTTTCCCTCCGGGGATACCTGCCGGAGGCGGAAGGGATGAAGGCGGCGCTCCCTTACATCGACATCTTTTCGGAGGCCTGCGATCCCCTTTCCTTCCGAAAACTGGCCAAACGCATTTCCTTCCGGAGGTGA
- a CDS encoding XdhC family protein: protein MKENREIARAMEEAKRAGRKMALATVVRVKGSAYRREGAKLLIDEDGNTVGVISGGCLEPDVAETAKKVMADGRPVLKSYELDEELVWGLGLGCPGTVDIWIEPVPDTDVPSSFREARKAEGVEERKGST from the coding sequence GTGAAGGAGAATCGGGAGATTGCCCGGGCGATGGAGGAGGCGAAGCGGGCGGGCCGGAAGATGGCGCTGGCCACCGTCGTCCGCGTGAAGGGGTCCGCTTATCGCCGCGAGGGCGCCAAACTGCTGATCGATGAGGATGGAAACACCGTCGGCGTGATTTCCGGCGGGTGCCTGGAGCCGGATGTGGCGGAGACGGCGAAAAAGGTGATGGCCGACGGGCGCCCCGTCCTCAAGAGCTACGAGTTGGACGAGGAGCTGGTCTGGGGGTTGGGATTGGGATGTCCGGGAACCGTCGACATCTGGATCGAGCCGGTTCCGGACACGGACGTTCCGTCTTCCTTCCGCGAGGCGCGGAAGGCGGAAGGGGTTGAGGAAAGGAAGGGATCGACGTGA
- a CDS encoding XdhC family protein: MSGEKERELYASWLRCLRKGRAAVLARLLESSSPDLPVGARLFIPEEGEPVGDLGEPSLNRSVIERAREKMDALYPRSETSLLSLPGGEQVQVFFDVNLPPFELMIFGAGHDAVPVARFARELGFRTTVVDPRPAYATGERFPGSRIILADRHSWEKKVTIGRRTFVLVMNHHLERDRAALRFALNSPAPYVGVLGPRSRRQRMLEALEQEGVRFDKEQLSRMYSPVGLDIGAETPEEVAISILAEILAFRSGHQGGFLREQSRSSIHQPL; this comes from the coding sequence GTGAGCGGGGAGAAGGAACGGGAGCTTTATGCGTCGTGGCTCCGCTGTCTCAGGAAGGGACGGGCCGCGGTGCTCGCCCGGCTATTGGAATCCTCTTCGCCGGATCTTCCGGTGGGCGCCCGCCTCTTCATTCCCGAGGAGGGGGAGCCCGTGGGGGATCTGGGGGAGCCTTCCCTGAACCGGTCGGTGATCGAACGGGCCCGGGAAAAAATGGACGCCCTGTATCCGCGGTCGGAGACCTCTCTTCTTTCCCTGCCGGGAGGGGAACAGGTGCAGGTGTTTTTCGACGTCAACCTTCCTCCCTTCGAGCTGATGATTTTCGGCGCCGGCCATGATGCCGTTCCTGTGGCCCGGTTTGCCCGGGAACTGGGATTCCGCACGACGGTGGTGGATCCGAGACCGGCGTACGCCACCGGGGAGCGTTTTCCTGGAAGCCGGATCATCCTGGCCGATCGCCATTCGTGGGAGAAGAAGGTGACGATCGGGCGGCGGACGTTTGTGTTGGTGATGAATCACCACCTGGAGCGGGATCGGGCCGCCCTCCGCTTCGCCTTGAATTCGCCGGCTCCCTATGTGGGCGTGCTCGGGCCCCGGTCCCGCCGGCAGCGGATGCTGGAGGCCCTCGAGCAGGAAGGGGTCCGCTTCGACAAGGAGCAGCTGTCCCGGATGTACAGCCCGGTCGGTCTCGACATCGGCGCCGAAACGCCGGAGGAAGTGGCGATCAGCATCTTGGCCGAGATCTTGGCCTTTCGCAGCGGCCATCAGGGCGGCTTTTTGCGGGAGCAAAGCCGAAGCAGCATCCATCAGCCCCTGTGA
- a CDS encoding nucleotidyltransferase family protein — protein MDAGVFAVILAAGTSSRMGRPKQLLDWGGVPLLQAVIRKVLVYPFSEVIAVIGYRAAEIQRAIRIDDGRFRWVVNGRYSSGQSSSLLAGVRSGKGHSSMIFLGDLPLLEDGTIRRIAEEGLSRLRRCGPSQPVVVRPTFRGVPGHPVFLGNCRRIDWVQLRGDAGARGFLCRVQNRTLLPVEDPGVVMDVDTPEAYESLRHLAFPPRKG, from the coding sequence ATGGATGCGGGTGTGTTTGCCGTCATCCTGGCGGCGGGGACGTCTTCCCGAATGGGAAGGCCGAAGCAGCTCCTCGACTGGGGAGGTGTCCCCCTGCTCCAGGCGGTGATTCGCAAGGTGCTGGTTTACCCCTTTTCGGAGGTGATCGCCGTCATCGGTTACCGGGCGGCGGAGATTCAACGGGCGATCCGGATCGATGACGGCCGCTTCCGCTGGGTCGTCAACGGCCGTTATTCCTCCGGGCAGAGCAGTTCGCTGCTCGCCGGGGTGAGATCCGGAAAGGGCCATTCGTCGATGATCTTTTTGGGGGATTTGCCCCTGCTTGAGGACGGGACCATCCGCCGCATCGCCGAGGAGGGCTTGTCCAGGCTCCGGCGATGTGGTCCGTCGCAGCCCGTGGTGGTCCGTCCGACCTTTCGGGGAGTTCCGGGCCACCCGGTTTTTCTCGGAAATTGCCGGAGGATCGATTGGGTTCAACTGAGGGGAGATGCCGGGGCCAGGGGATTCCTTTGCCGCGTGCAAAACCGGACGCTTCTCCCCGTGGAGGATCCAGGGGTCGTCATGGATGTGGACACTCCTGAGGCCTACGAAAGCCTCCGGCATCTCGCCTTTCCCCCGCGGAAGGGGTGA